In a single window of the Thermofilaceae archaeon genome:
- a CDS encoding 2-oxoacid:acceptor oxidoreductase family protein: MLYEVRWHGRGGQGVVTASDILARAAILEGKFAYHAPEFGPERRGAPVRAFTRISDEVIEQHFGIYRPDAVVVIDPTLQLNPEIVLEGVKEGALLVLNAKKVEEELLRRAKSLNLAVWTVDAYSVALEIFGRPLYNTPMLGAFVKASGIVGLDSILEIVKDRFKEPVIAARNIEAIKRCFEGVKRVE, translated from the coding sequence GTGCTGTACGAAGTAAGGTGGCACGGGCGCGGAGGGCAAGGCGTTGTGACTGCAAGTGATATTCTGGCTCGGGCTGCAATCCTTGAGGGGAAGTTCGCGTACCATGCGCCAGAGTTCGGGCCGGAAAGGCGCGGAGCACCGGTCAGAGCTTTCACTCGGATTTCCGACGAAGTCATTGAGCAGCATTTTGGAATATACAGGCCTGATGCGGTTGTTGTCATCGACCCCACACTTCAACTTAATCCCGAAATTGTGTTAGAGGGGGTTAAAGAGGGAGCACTCCTCGTTCTGAACGCGAAAAAGGTGGAAGAGGAACTCTTGAGGAGAGCTAAGAGTCTTAACCTAGCTGTTTGGACGGTGGACGCTTACAGTGTTGCACTGGAGATATTTGGGCGCCCCCTTTATAACACTCCCATGTTGGGTGCGTTTGTGAAGGCGTCCGGCATCGTTGGGCTCGACAGCATCCTAGAGATCGTAAAGGACAGGTTTAAAGAGCCTGTGATAGCGGCGAGAAACATCGAAGCTATTAAAAGGTGTTTTGAGGGGGTGAAGCGCGTTGAGTAG
- the porD gene encoding pyruvate synthase subunit PorD gives MSSRLLSWRELPGAPVITEGGSSIRYKTGNWRALKPILDSNKCIKCLLCWFYCPEPAIIRREDDSVEIDYNYCKGCGICAHECPVKAITMVEEG, from the coding sequence TTGAGTAGCAGATTGTTGAGCTGGAGGGAACTGCCTGGAGCACCCGTGATAACGGAGGGGGGTAGCTCGATTCGATACAAAACTGGCAACTGGCGGGCGCTTAAGCCCATACTCGACTCGAACAAGTGCATCAAGTGTCTGCTCTGCTGGTTCTACTGTCCGGAACCAGCGATAATTAGAAGGGAGGACGATAGCGTTGAGATCGATTACAACTATTGCAAAGGTTGTGGTATCTGCGCTCACGAGTGTCCCGTAAAAGCTATCACGATGGTAGAGGAGGGGTGA
- a CDS encoding transketolase C-terminal domain-containing protein — protein sequence MAQAVIVGKQRRTGMTGNEAVAYAVKQADVDVIAAYPITPQTIIVERLADYVNNGELNASYVPVESEHSALSACIGASIAGARVFTASSSQGLALMWEMLWIASALRTTIVMALANRALSAPINIHCSHDDAYACRDTGWIQFFAENVQEAYDLTLMAFRVSEDKRVLFPSIINLDGFILSHGLEPLYVLSDEAVREFLPPKDPVFHIDPAKPITFNPLVLFDYYFEFKKVQAEAFKNAYPTILEVFKEYEKISGRKYAPVKSFGMEDAEVAVVVLGSSAGTARYVARQLREKGERVGVVSLTLYRPFPARELVEALSGVKAVVVMDRSYSFGSPGAQLFMDVAAAFINEAERPLLINAIYGLGGRDLMPEHVREAFKLAQDVAKTGKVIEREVWLGVR from the coding sequence ATGGCCCAAGCAGTAATCGTAGGGAAACAGCGCCGAACGGGTATGACGGGTAACGAGGCAGTTGCCTACGCTGTAAAGCAGGCTGACGTTGATGTGATAGCGGCCTACCCGATTACGCCCCAAACCATAATTGTTGAGAGGCTAGCCGACTACGTTAACAACGGAGAATTGAATGCGTCGTACGTACCTGTTGAAAGCGAGCACTCTGCACTGTCTGCGTGCATCGGTGCCTCAATCGCGGGGGCGCGCGTGTTTACAGCGTCTAGTTCGCAAGGCTTAGCGTTGATGTGGGAGATGCTCTGGATCGCTTCCGCTCTCAGGACAACGATAGTCATGGCTCTCGCTAATAGGGCTCTCTCGGCCCCGATCAACATTCATTGCAGCCATGACGATGCCTACGCTTGCCGTGACACAGGGTGGATACAGTTCTTCGCTGAGAACGTCCAGGAAGCATACGATCTGACGCTCATGGCTTTCCGCGTCTCCGAGGACAAGCGGGTTCTCTTCCCCTCGATCATCAACTTGGATGGGTTCATCCTCAGTCACGGCCTCGAGCCACTATACGTCTTAAGCGACGAGGCTGTTAGGGAATTTCTGCCTCCGAAGGACCCAGTGTTCCACATAGACCCCGCGAAACCGATAACTTTCAATCCGCTCGTTCTTTTCGATTATTACTTTGAGTTTAAGAAGGTGCAAGCTGAAGCTTTCAAGAATGCATACCCGACGATTCTTGAAGTCTTCAAGGAGTACGAGAAAATTAGCGGGAGGAAGTACGCACCCGTTAAGTCCTTCGGGATGGAGGACGCTGAGGTTGCAGTAGTAGTTCTAGGCTCTTCAGCTGGTACGGCTCGTTACGTTGCACGCCAGCTGCGAGAAAAGGGCGAGAGGGTTGGAGTCGTCAGTTTGACTCTCTATAGACCGTTCCCAGCTAGAGAGCTAGTCGAAGCTCTAAGCGGGGTGAAAGCAGTGGTAGTAATGGATAGAAGTTACAGCTTCGGCAGTCCAGGAGCGCAGTTGTTCATGGATGTCGCGGCCGCGTTCATTAACGAGGCTGAAAGGCCCCTCCTCATTAACGCTATCTACGGATTGGGCGGGAGGGATCTAATGCCGGAGCACGTTAGGGAAGCATTTAAGCTCGCTCAGGACGTTGCTAAAACAGGAAAGGTTATAGAAAGGGAGGTTTGGCTCGGGGTGAGATAG
- a CDS encoding thiamine pyrophosphate-dependent enzyme: MSGQVKALREFPREELFAPGHRLCAGCGIPQLVRTALKAVPDPKVVVTATGCLEVATTIYPYTSWRVPWVHSAFENAAATASGIEAAFRAFEKKRGVKRPKVVVFAGDGGTFDIGFQALSGALERGHDLIYICYDNEAYMNTGIQRSGATPRGAATTTTPAGKVIPGKLEKKKDLIGVAIAHGIRYAATLNPAYPVDMYNKIVKAASIEGPTVLHYYTPCPTGWRSDPARSIEIARLAVQTRVWPLYEYEDGTYRINVLVKNPKPLEEYLKLQGRFSHLLLPENKWVLEQLKRDIEENWNRLLKLAGLA; the protein is encoded by the coding sequence ATGAGCGGTCAGGTTAAGGCGCTACGGGAGTTCCCACGTGAGGAGCTTTTCGCTCCCGGTCACAGGCTGTGCGCAGGATGCGGGATACCACAACTTGTTAGAACAGCTCTAAAAGCAGTACCCGACCCGAAGGTTGTCGTAACGGCAACAGGGTGCTTAGAAGTAGCAACGACAATCTACCCCTACACGAGCTGGAGGGTGCCATGGGTCCACAGCGCTTTCGAGAACGCGGCAGCTACAGCTTCTGGCATCGAAGCAGCCTTTAGAGCGTTCGAGAAGAAGCGGGGTGTAAAAAGGCCCAAAGTGGTGGTCTTCGCTGGAGATGGTGGTACGTTCGACATAGGGTTCCAAGCTCTCAGCGGTGCGTTGGAAAGGGGGCATGATCTGATTTACATATGCTACGATAATGAAGCCTACATGAATACGGGGATTCAGAGAAGCGGTGCTACGCCGCGGGGAGCTGCTACTACTACAACACCGGCAGGTAAGGTGATACCCGGTAAGCTGGAAAAGAAGAAGGATCTTATAGGTGTAGCCATTGCCCACGGCATCAGGTATGCTGCAACACTCAACCCCGCTTACCCTGTAGACATGTATAATAAAATAGTGAAGGCGGCATCGATTGAAGGACCCACGGTACTGCACTACTACACTCCATGCCCCACTGGTTGGCGATCTGACCCGGCCCGGTCGATCGAGATTGCTAGGTTAGCCGTTCAGACGCGCGTATGGCCTCTGTACGAGTATGAGGATGGAACTTACAGAATTAATGTGCTCGTGAAGAATCCCAAGCCTTTAGAAGAGTACTTGAAACTCCAGGGAAGGTTTTCGCACCTCCTACTTCCCGAAAACAAGTGGGTACTTGAACAGCTGAAGCGTGACATCGAGGAGAACTGGAACCGGCTACTGAAGCTCGCTGGCTTAGCGTAA
- the rgy gene encoding reverse gyrase, with protein MARMLIREQCPNCGGAISDERLAAGLPCEVCLPEPPLGVVGADKPSRFVLLKTVCEALSLLGRCKGLKRILEEEAEVYDFETFFENAVGSRPWSAQKMWARRVLRGLSFVILAPTGIGKSVFGIVMSLYLASKGKRCYLILPTSVLVKQTFDRLQDYSSKLGLNVRVLAYTSRSGKSRNDTLKKIEQSDYDILITTSQFLSKNFELIKNSTFDFIFVDDVDAIIKSSKNVEKVLALLGFSEQAINEALKIAKIATARRSEGSASELEKARARLREMLAQTKHGILVVSTATGRPRGLRVKLFKELLDFEIGSGAELLRNVVDSYSLVSNEKTLYAKVAEIAGVLGKGGLIYVQPGTSEEQINELIKLLESKGLRAKALTSRSKKELENFERGEIDILIGFATYYGVLVRGIDLPHVIRYAIFVEVPHFRFAAGIDEASPLRLLQLAQVLRSVLRGPEANTLDKLTSVIRRYTLNLDQASYRLLTESLANDRKPEGFLGFLYERLLELRSLLRELLSREELLKELQSSSLASIKMVNGKPYIILPDAPTYLQASGRTSRMYAGGISKGLSVIVTSDESLLKALIRQTSWYVEDAKWSRFEDLDLASILKEIDGDREMIRRLKEGKVKGEIAELAKTALVVVESPTKARTIASFFGRPSRRRVGRIVVHEVSAGNLQLLVAATKGHVLDLVTDEGFYGVRVDGAFIPVYTTIKRCLSCGTQFTDSKSGACPRCGKSTVVDQAEVVKALQRVAGEVDLVLLATDPDTEGEKIAWDLYTLLAPYTRSLMRIEFHEITRRAFEEALKNPRSIDMKRVEAQLIRRIEDRWLGFTLSRKLWDRFGMHWLSAGRVQTPVLGWVIEQYKRVRESVMTVFRVKLDNGLTLVFESGVSGREARKLAKELKESTVTIERLSVESSKLHPPPPFSTDAMLKEAVAVLNLSAEEVMRLAQDLFEMGLITYHRTDSTHVSALGIGIAKSYIVERFGEALFTPRSWGAPGAHECIRPTRPIDAETLRAFVSQGIIQLARPLTQQHYRLYDLIFRRFIASQMPECTAKIERLRVTLGPLTKEMTTYVEIVDPGFARIYQPFKLAKLVPGTYRVVGLKHRRLPTLRLYSQADLVARMKEEGIGRPSTYAKIIATLIDRRYVIETKRHKLVPTDLGLKVYSYLSENFGDLISVERTRIVEELMDKVERGEVDYMTVLRDLYEEVVKIG; from the coding sequence ATGGCTCGAATGCTTATCAGGGAACAGTGCCCTAACTGCGGGGGCGCGATAAGCGACGAGAGGCTGGCAGCGGGTCTTCCCTGCGAGGTTTGCCTTCCAGAGCCTCCTTTAGGCGTAGTCGGCGCAGACAAACCCTCCAGGTTCGTGCTGTTGAAAACTGTTTGCGAAGCTCTTTCACTTTTAGGACGGTGTAAAGGGCTCAAGAGGATTCTGGAGGAGGAAGCAGAGGTTTACGATTTCGAGACGTTTTTCGAAAACGCTGTTGGGAGCAGGCCATGGAGCGCGCAAAAGATGTGGGCCCGCCGTGTATTACGAGGGCTCTCCTTTGTCATTTTGGCTCCGACGGGCATTGGGAAAAGTGTGTTTGGGATCGTGATGTCACTATATCTGGCTTCGAAAGGGAAGAGATGCTACCTTATCTTGCCGACAAGTGTACTGGTCAAACAGACATTCGATAGGCTCCAGGACTACTCCAGCAAGCTTGGGTTGAACGTCAGGGTGCTCGCCTACACGTCGCGTAGTGGTAAATCTAGAAATGATACCTTGAAGAAGATCGAGCAGAGTGATTATGATATACTAATAACTACTTCTCAATTTTTATCTAAAAATTTCGAATTAATAAAGAATTCCACATTCGATTTCATTTTCGTGGATGATGTCGACGCGATCATTAAATCCTCAAAGAACGTTGAGAAAGTGCTCGCGTTGTTAGGGTTCAGCGAGCAAGCAATAAACGAGGCTCTTAAGATCGCTAAAATAGCTACGGCTAGAAGATCAGAGGGTAGCGCAAGTGAGCTGGAGAAAGCTCGGGCAAGGCTAAGAGAGATGCTAGCCCAAACAAAGCACGGTATCCTAGTCGTATCAACGGCCACGGGAAGACCTCGAGGCCTTAGAGTGAAGCTGTTCAAAGAGCTTCTCGACTTTGAAATTGGCTCGGGAGCTGAACTCCTTCGTAACGTTGTTGATAGCTACTCGCTCGTAAGTAATGAAAAAACGCTCTACGCGAAGGTTGCCGAGATAGCTGGTGTCCTGGGCAAAGGTGGCCTGATTTACGTGCAACCGGGTACTTCCGAAGAACAGATTAACGAATTGATTAAGCTTCTCGAGAGCAAGGGGCTGCGGGCTAAAGCTTTAACTTCGAGAAGTAAGAAGGAGCTTGAAAATTTCGAGCGTGGAGAAATAGACATTCTCATTGGCTTTGCCACTTACTACGGCGTTCTTGTGCGGGGAATAGATCTACCGCACGTGATACGCTACGCGATTTTCGTCGAAGTCCCCCACTTCCGCTTCGCTGCTGGGATCGATGAAGCGAGTCCTCTAAGGCTGCTGCAATTGGCACAGGTTTTAAGGAGTGTTCTACGTGGCCCGGAAGCGAATACTCTCGATAAACTCACCTCTGTAATCAGAAGGTACACTTTGAACCTGGATCAAGCTTCATATAGATTGCTTACTGAATCTTTAGCTAACGATAGGAAACCTGAAGGTTTTCTTGGATTTCTTTACGAGCGCCTATTAGAGCTCAGAAGCTTGCTGAGGGAACTTCTCTCGCGTGAGGAGTTGCTCAAGGAGCTTCAATCTAGTTCCCTAGCGTCGATAAAGATGGTGAACGGTAAACCGTACATCATTCTCCCCGATGCTCCCACGTACTTGCAAGCTTCAGGGAGAACGTCGAGGATGTACGCAGGAGGGATTTCGAAGGGGCTCTCCGTAATTGTAACTAGTGATGAGAGCTTGCTTAAGGCGTTAATTAGGCAGACAAGCTGGTACGTGGAGGATGCGAAGTGGTCGCGATTTGAAGACCTTGACTTAGCCAGCATTCTCAAAGAAATAGATGGGGATCGCGAGATGATCCGGCGTCTCAAGGAAGGCAAGGTGAAGGGGGAAATTGCGGAACTTGCTAAAACAGCGCTCGTCGTCGTCGAGTCTCCAACCAAGGCTAGGACGATAGCTTCGTTCTTCGGTAGACCCTCGCGCAGGAGGGTTGGAAGAATAGTGGTACATGAGGTTAGTGCGGGAAACTTGCAGCTGTTAGTGGCTGCGACTAAGGGTCATGTGCTTGATCTAGTCACCGACGAGGGTTTTTACGGGGTCAGAGTTGATGGAGCTTTTATCCCGGTGTACACGACAATTAAACGTTGCCTCTCCTGCGGTACGCAATTTACTGACTCGAAAAGCGGTGCGTGTCCACGCTGTGGGAAGAGTACGGTTGTTGATCAAGCTGAAGTTGTGAAAGCGCTGCAGAGGGTTGCAGGCGAAGTTGACCTGGTCCTCCTAGCTACGGATCCTGACACTGAAGGGGAGAAGATTGCCTGGGACCTCTATACTCTACTCGCGCCCTATACGCGCTCGTTAATGCGAATCGAGTTCCACGAGATCACGAGAAGGGCATTCGAGGAGGCTTTGAAGAATCCGAGAAGTATAGATATGAAGAGGGTTGAGGCGCAGCTGATACGCCGCATCGAGGATCGCTGGCTGGGTTTCACTCTGAGCCGGAAACTATGGGACCGCTTCGGTATGCACTGGCTCTCAGCGGGGAGGGTTCAGACACCTGTGCTAGGGTGGGTGATTGAGCAGTACAAGAGGGTCAGAGAAAGTGTAATGACAGTTTTCCGGGTGAAACTCGATAACGGCCTGACGCTGGTTTTTGAGAGCGGTGTTAGTGGGCGCGAAGCCCGCAAGCTGGCTAAAGAACTAAAGGAAAGTACGGTTACAATCGAGCGGTTGAGCGTAGAAAGCTCCAAGCTGCATCCTCCACCCCCATTCTCGACGGATGCTATGCTAAAGGAGGCTGTAGCAGTCCTCAACTTATCAGCTGAAGAAGTGATGAGACTGGCACAGGATCTCTTCGAGATGGGTCTCATCACTTATCACAGAACGGACAGTACTCATGTCTCAGCGCTTGGAATTGGCATAGCGAAGTCCTACATCGTTGAACGCTTTGGCGAGGCATTGTTTACACCCCGCTCTTGGGGGGCACCTGGGGCTCACGAGTGCATCAGGCCTACGAGACCCATCGACGCTGAAACATTGAGGGCTTTCGTGAGTCAAGGAATAATACAGCTGGCTAGGCCGTTAACCCAGCAGCACTACAGGCTCTACGATCTAATATTCAGGCGCTTCATTGCGAGCCAGATGCCTGAGTGTACCGCAAAGATTGAACGATTGAGGGTTACGCTTGGACCTCTCACAAAGGAGATGACCACTTACGTCGAAATTGTGGATCCAGGGTTCGCACGTATATACCAGCCGTTCAAGCTCGCTAAACTCGTGCCTGGTACATATAGGGTGGTCGGCTTAAAGCACCGCAGGTTACCGACCTTGAGGCTCTACAGTCAGGCCGACTTAGTAGCCAGGATGAAAGAGGAAGGGATCGGTAGGCCTTCGACGTATGCTAAGATCATTGCAACACTAATCGATAGGAGGTACGTGATAGAAACGAAGAGGCACAAGCTTGTTCCGACCGATCTCGGTTTGAAGGTTTACAGCTATTTAAGCGAGAACTTTGGGGATCTTATCTCTGTTGAAAGGACTCGAATCGTTGAGGAGCTTATGGATAAGGTTGAGCGGGGAGAAGTAGATTATATGACGGTTCTCCGCGATCTATACGAAGAGGTGGTGAAGATTGGTTGA
- a CDS encoding nicotinamide-nucleotide adenylyltransferase: protein MVERGLFIGRFQPFHYGHLYALKWILEREKEVVVAVGSAQYSHSFRNPFTLGERIEMISRVLKDQGLWSRTIVCGVPDTNGQHALWVQTVVSCCPRFTNVYSNEPLTRLLFEEAGYRVISIPFFDRERFEGTRIRIAIAEGKEWKDLVPPPVAEVIEEINGIERISRLYQLVRGNIA, encoded by the coding sequence TTGGTTGAGAGAGGCCTTTTCATAGGTCGCTTCCAGCCCTTTCACTACGGGCACCTCTACGCCTTAAAATGGATATTGGAGAGAGAAAAGGAGGTTGTAGTAGCTGTAGGTAGCGCCCAGTACTCGCACAGCTTCAGAAATCCCTTCACCCTTGGCGAGCGAATAGAGATGATATCGCGGGTCTTAAAGGACCAAGGCCTGTGGAGTCGAACTATAGTTTGCGGAGTACCCGATACCAACGGCCAGCACGCTCTGTGGGTTCAAACAGTTGTCTCCTGCTGCCCTCGATTCACTAACGTTTACAGCAATGAACCGTTAACCCGCCTTTTGTTTGAGGAAGCAGGTTATCGCGTTATCAGCATTCCCTTTTTCGATAGAGAGCGGTTTGAAGGTACACGGATAAGGATAGCGATCGCTGAGGGTAAGGAGTGGAAGGATCTAGTCCCCCCTCCGGTGGCGGAAGTAATAGAGGAAATTAACGGTATTGAGCGAATATCTAGGCTTTATCAATTGGTACGAGGGAACATCGCTTAG
- the yciH gene encoding stress response translation initiation inhibitor YciH: protein MSDILEDLLKGVIKEGELIKIRLERRKGGSKQVTVIEGIDEKVFNHRELVSKLKAKLACGGTAKDGRIELQGDHRYKVRDILIEMGFSQPNIIVEE, encoded by the coding sequence ATGAGCGACATACTAGAAGACCTGTTAAAGGGGGTCATAAAGGAGGGAGAGCTCATTAAAATACGTCTTGAACGAAGAAAAGGAGGAAGCAAGCAGGTCACAGTTATCGAGGGAATCGATGAGAAGGTCTTCAACCACCGTGAGCTGGTTTCAAAACTGAAGGCTAAACTAGCTTGCGGCGGAACCGCAAAGGACGGGCGAATCGAGCTACAAGGAGACCATAGGTACAAAGTAAGAGATATCCTAATTGAAATGGGCTTTTCACAGCCCAATATAATTGTGGAAGAGTAA
- a CDS encoding 50S ribosomal protein L6, with the protein MAREVYVRRVVKVPPDVRVKLLGKKVVVEGPLGSIEKDFSHARSLHLSLSEEGLVIEAFNADKKTYSIVNTLASKIENMIIGVQRGFRYRMKIVFSHFPMNVKVDEKNHLVVIENFMGGRGKIMTRIEPGVKVRVERDDVVIEGIDKEAVAQTAANIREATKLRGKRRMSPHGREGGPGILDGIYVYAKENMK; encoded by the coding sequence GTGGCGAGGGAAGTATACGTGAGAAGGGTTGTAAAGGTACCTCCGGATGTGAGGGTGAAGCTGCTAGGGAAAAAGGTAGTTGTCGAAGGGCCTCTCGGGTCTATCGAGAAAGACTTTTCGCATGCTCGAAGCTTACACCTAAGTTTAAGCGAGGAAGGCTTGGTAATCGAGGCATTCAACGCAGATAAAAAGACTTATTCTATCGTGAACACGCTCGCATCGAAAATCGAGAACATGATTATAGGCGTTCAGCGGGGTTTCAGGTATAGAATGAAGATAGTTTTTTCCCATTTTCCAATGAACGTAAAAGTTGATGAAAAGAACCATTTAGTTGTAATAGAGAATTTTATGGGCGGCCGTGGTAAGATAATGACTAGGATTGAGCCTGGTGTTAAAGTCAGGGTTGAGAGGGATGATGTGGTGATAGAGGGTATCGATAAGGAGGCTGTCGCTCAGACAGCCGCTAACATTCGTGAAGCCACTAAATTGAGGGGTAAGCGGAGAATGAGCCCCCACGGGCGCGAAGGCGGTCCCGGCATTCTAGACGGGATTTACGTTTACGCCAAAGAGAATATGAAATAA
- a CDS encoding 50S ribosomal protein L40e: MPIRDPEKLQLALDSNFRVKICRKCGARNAWTAERCRRCKSKNLRPKRYKK, translated from the coding sequence ATGCCGATTAGAGACCCTGAGAAGCTGCAGTTAGCTCTCGATAGCAACTTCAGGGTTAAGATATGCAGAAAATGTGGAGCGAGAAACGCTTGGACAGCAGAGCGCTGTAGGCGTTGTAAGAGCAAAAACCTCCGACCTAAACGGTACAAGAAGTAG
- a CDS encoding signal peptidase I has product MRTRRVVREAVETIVLVAVTLILAFIVAPRVFSTDVPLAVVASYSMEPALRLGDLIVVNGAKAPSVGDVIVYVSPTSGLIVHRVIKVQETLRGTEFITKGDANLVPDAEPVPAQRVKGRVDVVIPYIGVVRLAFERLLLGLRGF; this is encoded by the coding sequence GTGAGAACTCGAAGAGTGGTCCGAGAGGCAGTAGAAACGATCGTCCTGGTAGCCGTGACTTTGATTCTAGCCTTTATTGTAGCTCCTCGCGTATTTTCAACAGATGTTCCACTAGCTGTGGTTGCCAGTTACAGCATGGAGCCGGCGCTTAGATTAGGTGACTTGATAGTAGTCAATGGTGCTAAGGCTCCCAGCGTGGGCGATGTAATCGTTTACGTAAGCCCTACGAGCGGCTTAATCGTCCACCGCGTAATAAAGGTGCAAGAAACCCTGCGTGGGACGGAGTTTATTACGAAGGGTGATGCAAACCTTGTGCCTGACGCGGAACCCGTTCCAGCGCAGAGGGTTAAAGGGCGTGTGGACGTTGTGATACCTTACATCGGCGTCGTGAGGCTCGCCTTTGAGAGGCTTCTACTGGGGTTGAGAGGGTTCTAA
- a CDS encoding TATA-box-binding protein, with protein MAERGKESKPTYRIENVVASVTLNQRLNLEKIAERVPNAEYSPEQFPGLVLRINKPKTATLVFSSGKMVCTGAKSEKEVRKAVNAIISLLKSYEIDVKGEPIIEIQNIVASANLKALVDLEKAANLLENSMYEPEQFPGLIYRMDDPKVVLLIFSSGKVVCTGARKEEEVKEAINKLYDTLKEIDALILE; from the coding sequence GTGGCTGAAAGAGGCAAAGAGTCAAAGCCGACATACCGTATCGAGAATGTAGTAGCTTCTGTCACTTTGAACCAACGCTTAAACCTCGAGAAGATTGCTGAGCGGGTCCCTAACGCCGAGTACTCTCCGGAGCAGTTTCCAGGGCTAGTACTTAGGATCAATAAGCCGAAGACAGCGACTCTCGTTTTCTCTAGCGGAAAGATGGTGTGCACAGGTGCTAAGTCCGAGAAGGAGGTACGCAAAGCCGTCAATGCCATCATATCGCTTCTGAAGAGCTATGAGATAGACGTTAAAGGTGAACCGATCATCGAAATCCAGAACATAGTCGCTAGCGCGAACCTGAAGGCCCTCGTTGATCTGGAGAAGGCGGCGAACCTTCTTGAAAACAGCATGTACGAGCCTGAACAGTTTCCCGGCCTAATCTATCGTATGGACGATCCGAAAGTGGTACTCCTTATCTTTTCAAGCGGAAAAGTTGTGTGTACTGGGGCTCGTAAAGAGGAAGAGGTAAAGGAAGCGATAAATAAACTCTACGACACGTTGAAGGAAATAGATGCTCTGATACTCGAGTGA
- the rimI gene encoding ribosomal protein S18-alanine N-acetyltransferase has protein sequence MQEEFVLREFTPKDLDEVMKINRENLPENYPQFFFKLHYENFPRAFLVAEHKGRIVGYIMCRVETGKLYTKSGSGRQGHIISIAVIPEMRRKGIGTSLMLKAMEALRKYYSVDEYYLEVRVSNTPAINLYKKLGFTPVKVIKGYYLDGEDAYLMARPALEKP, from the coding sequence ATGCAAGAGGAGTTCGTGTTAAGGGAGTTCACTCCCAAGGATCTTGACGAGGTCATGAAAATTAACCGTGAAAATCTACCCGAGAATTACCCTCAATTCTTTTTTAAACTTCATTACGAAAACTTCCCTCGCGCCTTCCTTGTAGCGGAGCATAAGGGAAGGATTGTCGGCTACATCATGTGCCGTGTAGAGACGGGAAAGCTCTATACGAAGAGCGGCTCGGGGAGGCAGGGCCATATTATTTCGATCGCTGTGATTCCTGAAATGAGACGGAAGGGTATAGGGACGAGTTTGATGTTAAAAGCCATGGAAGCGCTACGTAAGTACTACTCCGTTGATGAGTATTACCTTGAAGTAAGGGTATCTAATACGCCCGCAATTAATTTGTACAAAAAGCTCGGTTTCACGCCTGTGAAAGTCATTAAAGGTTACTACCTTGATGGCGAAGATGCTTACTTGATGGCAAGGCCAGCTCTTGAGAAACCCTAA